Part of the Vicinamibacteria bacterium genome, GCCACCGACCTCGGTGGCGTGAACGTAGCAATCGGCATGGCTCATCAGCTCCCGGTAAGCCCTTCCGAATACGTAGCCGGTAAAGACGACCCGATCTCCGGCAATCTGCCTGAGCTTTCGCTTGTAGCTCGCCGCATAAGGCGCATCGCCCACGATTACGAGCCGGTGCTGGGTGCGAAGCCTTCCGAAGGCTTCGATTACGAGATGGGCATTGTTCTCGGGCTCGAGACGACTGACGTAGAGAAGGTACTTCCCCGCCTGCAGCCCAAATTGCTCCAAGGCTCCTACCGTCCGCGTCGGTTTCGTGGGCGCGCCGTAAGGGATGAACACGCTCGGTGTTCCATGAACCTCGCGATAATACTGCCGTACACATTCGGCGTCGGTGACGATCGTGTCGGCCAAATGACAGGCGGCCTTCTCCGCCAATCGGTAATAGCTCCGCGCAGCCCATCGCCATTTCTTCCGCTTCCAGTCCAGGCCGTCCACATTGAGCGCGACCTTTGCACCCGAAAGCTTGAGCAGGGGGACGAAGATGCTGTTCGCCGAGTTGCAGACGAGAGCGACGTCGAACCGCTCGGTCGTGGCGTGCATGGAGCTCAGGAAAGTATGGACGAGAGTATCCGTGTGCTTGCGACGAATGGTTGGTAGCACGACGAGGCGCACGTCGCGAAACCTGCGCAATTCCTTGGGTGTGTGATGAGAACGGCAGTAGACGGTGACTTCGTGGCCACGCGCCGCCATCCGGCACGAGAGCTCCTCGGCGAAAGTTTCGAAACCTCCGTAGCTCGCTGGGATCCCTCTGGTACCAAGAATGGCGACTTTCATCCGGTCGTGCGTGTATCGAGCTTAATGAAACTCTTCACGGCTAGCGCTTCAACTGGGCGCGGTTATCCTGACGCGGTCATTGCCTTCAAGGCTGCAGACTTCGATTCCTCCTGAATGTCCATCTCGAATGCCACTGGTTGTCGACGAAACCATCGGAGCATATCACGACCTTTCGCTCGTCTGCGAGACATGATTTGTCGGCGTTTCCCCCACGTCCTGCGGAAGTTCCGAGCCACGAAAAACAGACCGGGCAAGGAAGTCCTTTCGAACAACAGCACGTAACCCAGCACCTGGAGGTCGCGGAACAAGGAGGGGAAGAACAGCGTCACGAACTCGTAAGGAGTCTGGTTCTTGATCCGAAGCAGGAAACGGTTCTTGACCGAATGCATGTTGATCTCGCTTGGCAAGCTGCGACGTCTTTCCGGAAGCACTCTGCGCGAATGAAAGGCCACGGCGCGCGGAATGTACAGCGTTTTCCACCCGCGAAGCTGTGCCCGCCACGCCAGGTCGGCATCCTCCCGATAGGCAAAGAAGTCTTCGTCGAAGAACTCGCCATCGACAGCGACATCGTCCAACATGCTGCGAGCGTAGAGCGCCGCAGCGCCGCTCGCACCAAAAACGAACTGTGGCCGATCGAATTGACCCACATCGATTTGACCCGATCCTCGGTCCAGATGTCGCAGGTTGGGGCTCATGTAGATTCCGGTGCTGTCGAGAATCGGGGATGAGTCTTCGCCGGCGGGCCGGAGCAGTTTGCCGCTGGCGGTGCCCAGCCCCGCATGAAGTGTGAAACATTCCACTAACTCGGCCACGAAATCCGGCTCCATCACCACATCGGGGTTGAGCGCCAAATAATACTCCCCCCGGGTGAGGCGAATCGCCTGGTTGTGGGCGGCAGCGAAGCCTAGATTCCGCTCGTTGCTCGATAACCGAAGGGCGGTCGCCGAGGACCGGACGTGCTCCACGGTTCGATCTTTCGAGGCGTTGTCGATGACGACGACCTCGAGCGGCTCGTATGTCTGCGAATGAATCGACTCGAGACAATATCTGATCTCGTTTTCAGAATTGTACGTGACGATTCCGATACTGACAAGGGGTCTCGTGCTCAAAACGACTCTCTCAGAACGCGCCAGTAGGCGGCGAGCGCCTCGGCGCGACGCATCCCTCGCCGGGGAGCCTTGATGACGAGCGCGGTCATCCGTTCGAGCATGCCCAGGCGGATGAGACCCCGCAAGAGCCGCGATGCTGCGACACCATGATGCTTGTCGAAGAAACGCACGAGATTGCGGTACCAGATCTCGAGAAATTGCCCGTACTCGAGATGGTCCAGGCTGACTCCTCCGCGATGGAGAAAAGCGGCGCCGGGCACGAAGAAACACCGAAAACCCCCAACGCGTAGACGCCGGCACAGGTCCACATCCTCGAACCAGGCGGGAAAGAATGCCTCGTCGAAGAGACCCACGGCTTCGAAGGCGTCCCGTCGCACCAGCAGACACGCCCCGGCCAATTGATCGACCTCTGCGGTCTCGGAGAAAGAAAAGTCCAGCATGCGATGTCGACGGGTGACGGGGTTCCGGGGAAACAGTTTGTCCACCATCAAGACCTCGAAGACCGTGGACATCATCGTGGGAAAGGTCCGAACGTTGAATCCTCTCTGAGGTTGGCCGTCCGAGCCCAGGAGCTTGCCCCCGGCAGCAGCGGCTTCGGGATGTTCGTCCATGAAGCGGCACAGGTTTTCCAGCGCCGTTTCACCGACCTCGATGTCGCTATTGAGAAAGAGGACGTATTCGTTCCCGCTGTTGCGAAAGCCCTCGTTGGAAGCAGCGGCGAACCCCTGGTTGTGCGAAAGCTCGAACACTCTCACGGGAGGACCGAAGCGGCGCGCCACTTCGCCGCTGCCGTCGGCAGATCCGTTGTCGACGACGAGGACCTCGTAGGGACGCGCCGGGGCATGGTCGATGAGCGAAGCGAGACAGCGCTCGGTGTAACGTGAGGCATTCCAGGACACGATGACAACCGAAAGCGAGGGTTTCTTCGCCGAACGGCTCTGCGAGCCACCGGCTCTCGGGCCGGCATCCTGCGGGGACACTAGAAGGAACCTGGACCGGGCATCGCGACGAACGCGATGCTTGGCCCGCGAGAAGCTAGCACTTGGATGGGCAAATACCAAGTCAAGAAAATATATCGGTGTGGAGCCAAAGGATCAAGCGCAAATCCATCTATTCAAGAGGTTCCACGATCTCGAGCTCGAAACGAGCGAGCTTGACGGCAATCTGACGATCGTCGGCCACACCATAGACCTCGTTCGCGCGAATCGTCCATGCGTAGCGGAGCTCGACTTCGTTGAGCCCCTCCCTCCAGAAGGACGCCGGGACGGGAGCTCCCACCGTCTGCCAGCCTTCATTCAGTCCTAGTCGGGCGGCGATATGTCCATTCACCGACACGAAGACGACCTGCCTGCTCTGATCGGGATGAGAGCTCGGTTCCACCGTGACCCGAAGGCGGTAGTCGAACGGCTCGAACAGGGTGAAGAGCATCGTCGACTCGCCCCCTGACGACCATCGAAAGGTGGCGCCGTCCGATGAAGTTTCAGGAACGGACCAGCCACGTCCGATGAAGTACCGATCCTCCGGGGCCCCCACGTCGACGTCGAGGTTGTGATATTCGCGATGTCCATAGATCCAGTCGAAGCGCGAGGGGGCGGTTCCGTATTTCCAGGAAAACCACCAGTTGGCCGGGATGGAGCCCGGATGCCCTGCCAACTCGTAGAAGCGCCTCAACGCTCTTTCGGAAGCGTCAGAGAAGGCGAAGGTGCCCATCATCGGGATATCACCTCGCTTGACCTGTCCCGCCAGCAGGAAATTCCAGAAGACGAGCATCGTCATCGCCAGCGCGGCCAGGATTCTGGGGCTTCTGAGTAGAAGCTCCATCGATCCGCAGAATCCGAGGGCGAAAATCAGGAACGCCTCGGTCAACCGCCGGCTCCCGAAGGCATGGCCCGCATACCAGTCCCAAGTACTGCTGAGTAAATAGACCCCGGCGGCGAGCGTGAGAAACAGACCCGCGGCGAGGCGCCCGTCCTTCCGGAGCAGCACGAAGAGCCCGAGCACGGAAAGCAGAGCGGAAGGAGTCCAGGCAAAGAGCCCGTGGTTCGACGAGAACAAAAACTCTCCGATTCTCGGACTGTCCCAGTAGCGCAGCGTGAAACCACCGAGATCTCCCATGCGGAGAAACGAGCCTTCTCGCGAATAGAACAGGTTGTAGAGCAGCATCGGAGACGCGGCGACGAGAAAAGCTACGGCGACGAATACGGCACCAAGCCACCAACGCTTGGGAAACTTGCGATCGCGGACGCGAAATCGACGAAGGATCGCGCTCGCGACCGTTGCGAGCGGAGCGATCAAGAAGAAAACACCGTAGCGCTGCATGGATAGAACGAGGCCGGCGGCGACCCCGAGCATGATCCACCGTGAGGCGGTGGGCGCTTCGCGTACTCTGAGCCAGGCCAGTAGAAAGAAGCTTACGACGGCGGCCGCCGTGGCGTGAGGCATCGACGGTTCCTGGACCGTGTACCAGAGCAGCGTCGAGCTGAGCCACAGGACCCCGATG contains:
- a CDS encoding DUF1972 domain-containing protein encodes the protein MKVAILGTRGIPASYGGFETFAEELSCRMAARGHEVTVYCRSHHTPKELRRFRDVRLVVLPTIRRKHTDTLVHTFLSSMHATTERFDVALVCNSANSIFVPLLKLSGAKVALNVDGLDWKRKKWRWAARSYYRLAEKAACHLADTIVTDAECVRQYYREVHGTPSVFIPYGAPTKPTRTVGALEQFGLQAGKYLLYVSRLEPENNAHLVIEAFGRLRTQHRLVIVGDAPYAASYKRKLRQIAGDRVVFTGYVFGRAYRELMSHADCYVHATEVGGTHPALLEAMGMGDGCLVSDTPENREVASDTVMYFSLASIDELASTMQTVLDRPEILQRLAERARARVREKYDWNHVTDAYEQLLEALLEKTSTIKVRGAGERLHEGVLASAARQVRDDRRHVGERSVSRQLESDVR
- a CDS encoding glycosyltransferase family 2 protein yields the protein MSTRPLVSIGIVTYNSENEIRYCLESIHSQTYEPLEVVVIDNASKDRTVEHVRSSATALRLSSNERNLGFAAAHNQAIRLTRGEYYLALNPDVVMEPDFVAELVECFTLHAGLGTASGKLLRPAGEDSSPILDSTGIYMSPNLRHLDRGSGQIDVGQFDRPQFVFGASGAAALYARSMLDDVAVDGEFFDEDFFAYREDADLAWRAQLRGWKTLYIPRAVAFHSRRVLPERRRSLPSEINMHSVKNRFLLRIKNQTPYEFVTLFFPSLFRDLQVLGYVLLFERTSLPGLFFVARNFRRTWGKRRQIMSRRRAKGRDMLRWFRRQPVAFEMDIQEESKSAALKAMTASG
- a CDS encoding glycosyltransferase family 2 protein; the protein is MSPQDAGPRAGGSQSRSAKKPSLSVVIVSWNASRYTERCLASLIDHAPARPYEVLVVDNGSADGSGEVARRFGPPVRVFELSHNQGFAAASNEGFRNSGNEYVLFLNSDIEVGETALENLCRFMDEHPEAAAAGGKLLGSDGQPQRGFNVRTFPTMMSTVFEVLMVDKLFPRNPVTRRHRMLDFSFSETAEVDQLAGACLLVRRDAFEAVGLFDEAFFPAWFEDVDLCRRLRVGGFRCFFVPGAAFLHRGGVSLDHLEYGQFLEIWYRNLVRFFDKHHGVAASRLLRGLIRLGMLERMTALVIKAPRRGMRRAEALAAYWRVLRESF